From a region of the uncultured Draconibacterium sp. genome:
- the rbfA gene encoding 30S ribosome-binding factor RbfA, giving the protein MEQYSTRQNKISRLIQREMAEILLKINKERFPGKLLSVTGVRITKDLSIARIHLSIFPSEFANEILEEIKLSGKQLRGELGRKTGKSLRVIPDLEFYIDDSLDYIDNIDNLLKK; this is encoded by the coding sequence ATGGAACAATACAGCACAAGACAGAATAAAATATCGAGGCTTATTCAACGCGAAATGGCCGAAATCCTTTTAAAAATAAACAAAGAACGTTTCCCGGGCAAATTGCTTAGCGTTACCGGAGTGCGCATTACAAAAGATCTTTCTATTGCGCGAATTCACCTCAGCATTTTTCCCTCGGAATTTGCCAACGAAATATTGGAAGAAATTAAACTTTCGGGCAAACAACTGCGTGGAGAACTAGGCCGAAAAACAGGAAAAAGTCTGCGTGTAATTCCTGATTTGGAATTTTACATTGACGACAGCCTCGATTATATCGACAACATTGATAACCTGCTGAAGAAATAG